TTTCCATAGGACTCGGCTTTCGCAGTGCAAGTAATTGCGCGATACTGTCTCCTAGTCCGCCATTGCGTTGATGCTCTTCAGCCGTGACCACACATCCAGTCTTGTTCACTGAGTCTATGACCGCCTCTTCGTCCAAAGGTTTGATCGTATGCATATTGATGACCTCACAAGAGATCCCTTTTTCGCTCAACTTCTCAGAAGCCTCCAATGATTTCCATACCAGATGGCCTGTAGCGATGATGGTCACATCCGATCCGCTGGTCATCTTCTGTGCCTTGCCTATCACGAAGTCTTGATCGGGAGAGGTGAACACGGGCCACTTGGGGCGGCCGAATCGGAGATAGGCGGGACCATGATGATCGGCCAAAGCCAAGGTGGCCAAGCGGGTCTGGTTGTAGTCGCAGGGGACGATCACGGTCATATTAGGGAGCATCTTCATCATACCGATGTCCTCGAGTATCTGGTGGGTGGCTCCATCTTCACCAAGGGTGAGTCCAGCATGTGATGCACAGATCTTGACATTCTTCTCCGAGTAGGCTATGGATTGTCTGATCTGATCGTAGACCCGACCTGTAGAGAAATTGGCAAAGGTCCCTGTGAATGGGATCTTACCTCCTATGGATAGTCCGGCTGCAACACCCATCATATTGGCTTCTGCAATCCCTACTTGGAAGAAACGCTCAGGAAAAGCATCCTGGAAGGCATTCATCTTGAGCGATCCTGTAAGGTCAGCACAGAGGGCTACTACCTGGTCATTGGATTCTCCCAATTCCAGAAGGCCTTGGCCGAATCCTGAACGGGTGTCTTTCTTTTCGGTGACGTCTATGATCATGGTCTAGAGGTTTAATCGATGTGTTCAGAAACGGATTTGAACAGAGCTCTCTGACTCTATTTTGAATTCGCGTTCCAAGGTGTAGATGGCTTGTTTAGATTTTCTTGAGCGGTAAAGTACCCGGTAATGACCGGGTTGAAGGACGAATTGCTGTTGGGTATCTGTACCGTCCAGGTTGCAGACCCACTCCAATGTATTTCCTTTCACCTGCTGGATACATCCATATCCGATAGAGGGAAGAATGAGATTGAGCACTCCAGGTGTAGGAATTGCGATCGGTGTGCTTTTGTCTGCAGTGATCCTCACATTCGGGATGCGCGTTCGAGGCAGGGTAAGTACTTCGAGGTCATACATGCCCTGTATGTAGCTCTCACTCGTATTGAAGTCCTGTACATTGACCAATTCCTGTAATCCAGAACCACGTATCAGGCATTTGAGGTCTTTATAGGCATTCCGTCCTTCCATCTTGAGGTCGAGTTCTCCGATGGGAGCCTCTAAAGTGATAGTCGTGTGCTCACCGGGGACGATCGGCTGGAAATCCACTTTCTGTGGAGGTAAGGTGTGGGCGATTATATCGTAGGTGTAGACCGGGTCCAAGGGCAAGGTATCCGGGTTTCCGGCTTTGTTCATAGTATGGATGAACTGATACAGGATCTTACCGGTATTGCTATCGGAAAAGGTAAGAGGGACGTTGGTCACGGTGGGTTCCAGTTGGGCATCCAATAGGTCGACCTGAACGGTGGTATTATTCAGGGCTTGGCTGATGACCACCTGCAATACCTTTTCAAAAGTCTCTTCGCTGCTGGCATCGAAGAAATTACCGATACACTCAAAGGGGGTGGTATCCACATTCTCCATGCC
The nucleotide sequence above comes from Flavobacteriales bacterium. Encoded proteins:
- a CDS encoding transketolase family protein — encoded protein: MIIDVTEKKDTRSGFGQGLLELGESNDQVVALCADLTGSLKMNAFQDAFPERFFQVGIAEANMMGVAAGLSIGGKIPFTGTFANFSTGRVYDQIRQSIAYSEKNVKICASHAGLTLGEDGATHQILEDIGMMKMLPNMTVIVPCDYNQTRLATLALADHHGPAYLRFGRPKWPVFTSPDQDFVIGKAQKMTSGSDVTIIATGHLVWKSLEASEKLSEKGISCEVINMHTIKPLDEEAVIDSVNKTGCVVTAEEHQRNGGLGDSIAQLLALRKPSPME
- a CDS encoding VWA domain-containing protein yields the protein MKIKGQSLKNLFVVLICMGLTQVSISQELTRILFVLDASNSMNGRWQSQTKMDIATDLLKESLDELKGTPDLELALRAYGHGSSIATAEQNCDDTELLVPFGPYRFSQIDEALEEIEPQGTTPIARSLERAAEDFPDAEARNVIILITDGIEACDEDPCAVSLALQRKKVILKPFIIGIGMENVDTTPFECIGNFFDASSEETFEKVLQVVISQALNNTTVQVDLLDAQLEPTVTNVPLTFSDSNTGKILYQFIHTMNKAGNPDTLPLDPVYTYDIIAHTLPPQKVDFQPIVPGEHTTITLEAPIGELDLKMEGRNAYKDLKCLIRGSGLQELVNVQDFNTSESYIQGMYDLEVLTLPRTRIPNVRITADKSTPIAIPTPGVLNLILPSIGYGCIQQVKGNTLEWVCNLDGTDTQQQFVLQPGHYRVLYRSRKSKQAIYTLEREFKIESESSVQIRF